From Bacillota bacterium, a single genomic window includes:
- a CDS encoding class II aldolase/adducin family protein: MARDPAKVEQLRQLGRQLVELGLTWGNGGNISVRTGTNSFLITASGTSLGSLEPGDFAECDLAGRPLAGEEKRPSKEAGMHAAIYKQRPDINAVIHSHPFYGLIMACCREEIPQNWFIENMYYLERTARVDYYHPGSKELAESVGAKAREANLLILNNHGIIAYDHSPQEALMTLQTFELVSRMDVACKGANLAVAGLPEEQVREFLEESGYKPRRDWSAL; the protein is encoded by the coding sequence ATGGCGCGAGACCCCGCAAAGGTGGAACAGCTGCGGCAACTGGGCAGGCAGCTGGTGGAGCTGGGATTGACCTGGGGCAACGGGGGAAATATCAGTGTCCGAACCGGTACTAATAGCTTTCTGATTACCGCCAGTGGGACTTCTCTGGGCAGTTTGGAGCCAGGGGATTTTGCGGAATGCGATCTGGCCGGTAGACCCTTGGCCGGCGAGGAGAAAAGGCCCTCCAAGGAGGCGGGGATGCACGCTGCTATCTACAAGCAGCGTCCCGATATCAATGCCGTTATTCACTCCCACCCCTTTTACGGGTTAATCATGGCCTGCTGTCGTGAGGAGATTCCACAGAACTGGTTTATTGAAAACATGTATTATCTCGAAAGAACCGCCAGAGTAGATTACTATCATCCTGGATCGAAGGAGTTGGCAGAATCCGTTGGGGCCAAGGCTCGGGAGGCTAATCTGTTGATCTTAAATAACCATGGAATCATTGCCTATGATCACAGTCCCCAAGAGGCCCTGATGACCCTACAAACCTTTGAACTGGTCAGCCGGATGGATGTTGCCTGTAAAGGGGCTAATCTGGCGGTGGCGGGCTTGCCCGAGGAGCAGGTCCGAGAGTTTCTCGAAGAATCCGGTTACAAACCCCGAAGGGACTGGTCGGCCTTATGA
- a CDS encoding four-carbon acid sugar kinase family protein, translating to MIGVVADDITGANDVGVMFTAGGYTADVYSYDLPLTFPLGRPDVVVLDTDSRLDDPATAYRKVREATRKLIDAGCTLFYKKTCSVLRGNVGPELDGMLDELGQDFAIVAAGFPKNGRQTIGGIHYVRGVELAKSEFRNDPVHPMRESNLVKILTAQTRRQVDFVDHRVVSEGPEFLRQHIERARTRCNYLVIDVVDQNSLKTIAEAVGDRYLIGGSSALGEELPSVLGPSSLGSHSLPVAPYDGTGILCAAGSLMPQTRAQVEMAVDRGALAFELDTVRLMESDDSSFLLAKLSESIVKEMQAGRDVVVHTSSEPEAVAVTKKLGTARGLSNTAVSRLVSESMAQVVKACLEATGQRRFLIAGGDTSAAVCAELGIKGMRVWREIQAGVPSCYSLDGEPRLFVLKSGSFGQPDFFIQAIEHLKAPDAN from the coding sequence ATGATTGGTGTAGTAGCAGACGATATTACCGGCGCCAATGATGTTGGCGTGATGTTCACCGCCGGCGGGTATACCGCCGATGTATACTCCTACGATCTGCCCTTGACCTTCCCCTTGGGGCGGCCCGATGTAGTGGTCCTGGATACCGACTCACGGCTCGATGATCCTGCCACCGCCTACAGAAAGGTGCGGGAGGCCACTAGAAAACTCATCGATGCTGGATGTACCCTCTTTTACAAGAAAACCTGTTCCGTTCTTCGAGGCAATGTCGGGCCGGAGCTCGATGGAATGCTGGATGAACTGGGTCAGGACTTTGCCATAGTTGCAGCGGGATTTCCCAAGAACGGACGGCAAACCATCGGAGGCATTCACTATGTCCGGGGGGTAGAGCTGGCCAAGTCGGAGTTTCGCAATGACCCAGTGCATCCCATGAGGGAGTCGAATCTGGTGAAGATCCTGACGGCGCAGACTCGGCGGCAAGTAGACTTTGTGGATCACCGTGTTGTGTCAGAGGGGCCAGAGTTCTTAAGACAGCACATTGAGAGGGCTAGAACCCGGTGTAACTATCTAGTTATCGATGTGGTGGACCAAAACTCCCTGAAAACAATTGCTGAAGCTGTCGGGGATCGTTACCTCATCGGTGGCAGTTCCGCCCTGGGTGAAGAACTGCCCTCGGTACTGGGCCCATCATCCCTGGGCAGCCACAGTCTGCCCGTGGCACCCTATGATGGCACGGGAATCCTGTGCGCCGCGGGAAGCCTGATGCCCCAAACCAGAGCCCAGGTGGAGATGGCAGTGGACCGGGGGGCTTTGGCCTTTGAGCTGGACACCGTGAGACTGATGGAAAGTGACGACAGCAGCTTCTTGCTGGCAAAGCTCAGTGAGTCGATTGTCAAGGAGATGCAAGCAGGAAGGGATGTGGTGGTACACACCAGCTCTGAGCCGGAAGCCGTCGCCGTGACCAAGAAGCTTGGGACGGCCAGGGGGTTATCTAATACCGCGGTGTCCCGTTTGGTTTCCGAGAGTATGGCCCAGGTAGTCAAAGCCTGTCTTGAGGCCACGGGACAAAGGCGGTTTCTCATCGCCGGAGGCGATACCTCCGCAGCGGTTTGTGCTGAATTGGGAATCAAGGGGATGCGGGTATGGCGGGAGATTCAGGCTGGGGTTCCCTCCTGCTACTCCCTCGATGGCGAGCCCCGTCTCTTTGTCCTGAAATCCGGCAGTTTTGGTCAACCAGACTTTTTTATCCAAGCGATAGAACACCTAAAGGCTCCCGACGCTAACTGA
- a CDS encoding MFS transporter, with amino-acid sequence MLLTLLLVLIYISFISLGLPDSILGTAWPAAYKDLGVPISWAGIISATISGGTIISSWFSNRIISRLGTGVTTVVSVAMTAVALLGVSLSGSFWFLLLFAIPLGLGAGSVDAALNNFVALHYQAKHMNWLHCFWGIGASAGPVIMSISLTSSNWQTGYAAIGWLQVALVIILLLSLPLWKRFSSGAQSEGSRAQVLSTRELLRIPGAKPILVAFFCYCAVEATAGLWGSSFLVLTKGISPQIAARWISLYYFGITFGRFLSGLLTLKIANRDLIRLGQGMSVLGILLLLLPAWDFVFSAGFFVIGLGCAPIFPALLHDTPENFGAELSQAIMGMQMACAYVGTTTMPPLFGFLAQRVSMILLPFYLLVIALLMVAMVELLNRLKAQGLTLGTRVQR; translated from the coding sequence TTGTTGTTGACGCTACTCCTGGTTCTTATCTATATTTCCTTTATCAGTCTGGGACTGCCGGATTCCATATTGGGAACGGCCTGGCCAGCGGCCTACAAAGATCTAGGAGTTCCCATATCCTGGGCTGGGATTATCTCAGCTACCATCTCTGGGGGAACCATCATCTCCAGCTGGTTTAGTAACAGGATTATCTCTCGACTAGGTACCGGCGTAACCACCGTGGTCAGCGTTGCCATGACTGCCGTTGCCCTGCTGGGGGTTTCCCTCTCCGGAAGCTTTTGGTTTCTCCTCCTGTTCGCAATTCCCCTGGGACTTGGTGCCGGCAGTGTCGATGCCGCACTGAATAACTTCGTGGCCCTGCATTACCAGGCAAAGCATATGAACTGGCTTCACTGCTTTTGGGGTATCGGTGCCAGTGCCGGGCCGGTAATTATGTCCATTAGCCTGACTAGCAGCAACTGGCAGACAGGATACGCGGCTATTGGCTGGCTGCAAGTGGCTCTGGTGATCATTTTGCTCCTCTCTTTGCCCCTATGGAAACGGTTCTCGTCGGGGGCGCAGTCAGAAGGGAGTAGGGCTCAGGTGCTTTCCACCAGAGAGCTGCTAAGGATTCCCGGAGCAAAGCCCATCTTGGTTGCCTTTTTCTGCTATTGTGCGGTGGAGGCCACCGCCGGGCTTTGGGGAAGCAGCTTTCTCGTTCTCACCAAAGGTATCTCTCCCCAAATAGCGGCCCGTTGGATTTCCCTGTATTACTTTGGCATTACCTTCGGCCGGTTCCTCTCGGGGCTTTTGACCTTGAAGATTGCCAACCGGGATCTAATCCGCCTTGGCCAGGGAATGAGCGTCCTCGGCATTTTGCTCCTGTTGCTTCCTGCCTGGGACTTTGTCTTCTCTGCAGGCTTTTTTGTCATTGGATTGGGCTGTGCACCGATTTTCCCTGCCCTTCTCCATGACACCCCGGAGAATTTCGGTGCAGAGTTATCTCAGGCCATCATGGGAATGCAGATGGCCTGTGCCTATGTGGGAACAACGACAATGCCTCCCCTCTTCGGTTTCTTAGCACAACGGGTATCGATGATCCTGTTGCCCTTCTATCTGTTGGTGATTGCCCTGTTGATGGTCGCCATGGTGGAACTGCTCAACCGGCTCAAAGCCCAGGGGCTCACCCTTGGAACAAGGGTTCAGAGATAA
- a CDS encoding MFS transporter, giving the protein MSSNVKFLLATEPLFGIPVNWTRTYASLFMAALGMSGTQIGAVASLTMVTQMLVAPLGGYVADRFGRKKILITFDTIAWIIPTFLWMIAQNPWYFVAAAILNGMSMIIGPSWNCLLVEDTAPHRRATVFAALQLVLLGAGLFSPVAGWIVQGYSVVMGARIIYGLTLISVTIMVIARHYRVTETSVGRSRIQEMRNSKFSDVFANYREIFAMGVKNRNLVYLFFLYTINFAYNTLWHTYSALYMTAERGLQLTPAVVSIWPTFSSLVMILALLLIVPKVKPEKLPQWLILSSSLLCGGMGIFILSPAQSYPVLAVAAVLIACGMALINPVRDTFIANVIDDRARAVLLSGMNSLSMLLIIPITPLAGWLFEINPRFPILVLLIMLAIAVTLSIRLAITAKEAINQNEEGVK; this is encoded by the coding sequence ATGAGCAGCAACGTTAAGTTCCTGCTGGCCACAGAACCACTCTTTGGTATTCCAGTAAATTGGACCAGGACCTATGCTTCTTTATTCATGGCCGCCCTCGGGATGAGTGGGACTCAAATCGGGGCCGTGGCGTCATTGACAATGGTTACCCAGATGCTGGTCGCACCTCTCGGCGGATACGTCGCCGATCGTTTTGGACGCAAGAAGATCCTGATTACCTTTGATACCATTGCCTGGATTATCCCGACCTTTCTGTGGATGATCGCGCAAAACCCCTGGTACTTCGTCGCCGCGGCGATCCTCAATGGAATGAGCATGATCATCGGTCCTTCCTGGAATTGTCTCTTGGTAGAGGATACCGCCCCCCACCGCCGGGCCACGGTCTTTGCTGCCCTTCAACTGGTGTTACTGGGAGCGGGACTCTTTTCACCGGTGGCCGGCTGGATCGTGCAGGGATACTCAGTGGTCATGGGAGCTCGAATCATCTACGGCCTGACACTGATCTCGGTGACAATAATGGTGATCGCCAGACACTACCGGGTCACGGAAACCAGCGTGGGAAGAAGTCGAATTCAGGAGATGCGCAACTCCAAATTCAGTGATGTCTTTGCTAATTACCGAGAGATCTTTGCCATGGGGGTCAAGAACAGGAACCTGGTCTATCTGTTTTTCCTATATACCATCAATTTCGCTTACAACACCCTATGGCATACTTATTCCGCTCTGTATATGACGGCAGAGCGGGGATTACAGCTAACACCGGCAGTGGTGTCCATTTGGCCTACCTTTTCATCCCTGGTGATGATCCTAGCTTTGCTGCTGATCGTTCCTAAGGTCAAACCGGAGAAACTGCCCCAGTGGTTAATCCTCAGTTCCAGTTTGCTCTGTGGTGGTATGGGCATTTTCATCCTTTCCCCGGCCCAGTCCTATCCGGTTCTCGCGGTGGCCGCGGTCCTAATCGCCTGCGGTATGGCCCTGATTAACCCGGTGCGGGACACCTTTATCGCCAACGTCATCGATGATCGGGCCCGGGCAGTACTCTTGTCGGGAATGAACTCCCTGAGCATGCTGCTGATTATCCCGATTACTCCTCTGGCAGGATGGCTCTTTGAAATCAATCCAAGGTTTCCGATCTTGGTGTTGTTAATCATGCTGGCAATCGCGGTGACCCTATCGATTCGTCTGGCCATCACCGCCAAGGAAGCAATTAATCAAAATGAAGAGGGTGTAAAATGA
- a CDS encoding amidohydrolase has product MRSYGIPIIDGHAHFPVPRQEQKPPQAAGDERAQRRRQALAQARAASQAKWRQMWGFPLPEADPPGIFVQAERWVQDLDAKGIEKIVFAAGGGNDTLAEIVSRHPDRFIGYAHHDPFLPNAKEELRRAVEELGLKGYKIIAPALEGDIASKELWPLWETVEELEIPVLIHFGPLGGVGGIADHPNINPLKIHDVAKAFPTIPIIIPHFGCGFPTELLRLCWACSNIYTDTSGSNEWVRWMIPDTTLTDLFRKFLETIGPERIIFATDSSWFPRGFSQPYLDEQLRICHSLNLSQGDMEKIFSGNISRLLALERKA; this is encoded by the coding sequence ATGCGCTCATATGGAATCCCGATTATCGATGGACATGCCCATTTCCCCGTTCCTCGACAGGAACAAAAACCGCCGCAAGCAGCTGGCGATGAGAGAGCACAGCGCCGTCGCCAGGCCTTGGCCCAGGCTCGGGCAGCATCTCAAGCTAAGTGGCGACAGATGTGGGGATTTCCTTTGCCGGAAGCAGACCCACCGGGGATTTTCGTCCAAGCCGAGCGTTGGGTCCAGGATCTAGACGCCAAAGGCATTGAGAAAATTGTCTTTGCTGCCGGCGGTGGGAACGATACCTTAGCGGAAATCGTCAGTCGACACCCCGACCGGTTTATCGGCTACGCCCATCATGATCCCTTCTTGCCCAATGCCAAGGAAGAGCTGCGTCGGGCAGTTGAGGAATTGGGGCTAAAGGGCTACAAGATCATTGCTCCCGCTCTCGAGGGGGATATAGCCAGCAAGGAGCTCTGGCCCCTCTGGGAAACGGTGGAGGAGCTGGAGATTCCGGTATTGATTCACTTTGGTCCCTTAGGCGGCGTGGGAGGAATCGCGGATCATCCCAACATCAATCCCCTGAAAATCCATGATGTGGCTAAGGCCTTTCCGACGATTCCGATTATCATTCCACACTTTGGCTGTGGCTTTCCCACGGAATTGCTGCGCCTGTGTTGGGCCTGCAGCAACATCTATACCGACACATCCGGTTCTAACGAATGGGTTCGCTGGATGATTCCCGATACCACTTTAACGGACCTATTTCGGAAGTTTCTCGAGACTATCGGACCGGAGCGAATCATCTTCGCCACAGATTCCTCCTGGTTTCCCCGGGGATTTAGTCAACCCTACCTCGACGAACAACTGAGAATCTGTCATAGTCTCAACCTGTCGCAAGGGGACATGGAGAAGATCTTTTCTGGGAACATCTCCCGGTTATTGGCCTTAGAGAGGAAGGCCTAG